In the genome of Hymenobacter taeanensis, one region contains:
- a CDS encoding acyl carrier protein, with the protein MSEIAEKVKAIIIDKLGVEASEVTPEASFTNDLGADSLDTVELIMEFEKEFNVSIPDDQAENIGTVGQAISYLEEHAK; encoded by the coding sequence ATGTCTGAAATTGCAGAAAAAGTAAAAGCCATCATCATCGATAAACTCGGCGTAGAAGCTTCTGAAGTAACCCCCGAAGCTAGCTTCACCAACGACCTGGGTGCTGACTCGCTGGATACTGTCGAGCTGATCATGGAGTTCGAGAAAGAATTCAACGTGTCGATTCCTGACGACCAGGCCGAGAACATCGGTACCGTGGGCCAAGCTATCAGCTACCTCGAAGAGCACGCTAAATAA